One genomic segment of Pedosphaera parvula Ellin514 includes these proteins:
- a CDS encoding response regulator transcription factor: MRHPSARTTSGASGYLLKRMTSEKLLDAINEARLGGVPLTRQMADKAAHYFQPIETAKSALPNLTRREQQTLALLAEFAATRKLPTAWASASRRCASTYATPIANFIAVSNPNEGTTSREARFDSF, from the coding sequence ATGCGTCACCCTTCAGCCCGGACGACATCTGGAGCCAGTGGTTACCTGCTTAAACGGATGACCAGTGAAAAACTGCTGGATGCCATCAACGAGGCCCGACTCGGGGGCGTACCGTTGACGCGCCAGATGGCTGACAAGGCGGCGCATTACTTTCAACCTATCGAGACTGCAAAGTCAGCACTGCCAAACCTTACCCGCCGCGAGCAGCAAACACTGGCATTGCTGGCCGAATTTGCCGCTACAAGGAAATTGCCAACCGCCTGGGCATCAGCATCGAGACGGTGCGCGAGTACGTACGCAACACCTATAGCAAACTTCATTGCAGTTTCAAACCCTAACGAGGGAACCACCTCCAGGGAAGCCAGGTTTGATAGTTTTTAG
- a CDS encoding sigma-54-dependent transcriptional regulator has product MNPNLLIVDDDPLILELITGELEQFGYNMFTAGSGREAMSIFQTTPIHLALLDYSLPDVCGENLFRRLRAQKPDILVMFLTGNPNLETAVSLMKSGVNDYLTKPFSLKQLSAHVRAIFETNGAAREVIRHEYKPDPISWFPGGYSFGNSKAMREVDAQIRNLPRYPDTTVLLTGPTGTGKSVVARRIHELTWGNKAPFVEIDCSTIPRDLCESELFGHEKGSFTGALRSKQGLFEAAANGTAFLDEIGELDLSLQAKFLRVLEARQFKRVGCERTIPMSARVIAATNQSLPGLVREGRFREDLYFRLNVVELWMPPLRERREDMLILARQFLNYYARRYEKELTGFTVEAVDYLQNCDFPGNIRELRNMIERAVISTNTSLIQLADLVSLNRSEQRLQHPTDAPASGAPLTLSKTNGQTSAETGTLNLATLERQKLFEALASANGNKSKAATMVGLSRTAFHRRLQKYQQAQ; this is encoded by the coding sequence CAATCCATCTGGCCCTCCTTGATTATTCATTGCCTGACGTCTGCGGAGAGAACTTGTTTCGCCGGTTAAGGGCTCAAAAGCCGGATATTCTCGTAATGTTTTTGACCGGCAATCCAAATCTTGAGACGGCAGTCAGCCTCATGAAGAGCGGGGTGAACGATTATCTCACCAAACCCTTCAGCCTGAAGCAATTATCTGCGCATGTTCGGGCAATCTTTGAAACCAATGGTGCTGCCCGTGAGGTTATTCGGCACGAATACAAGCCTGATCCGATCTCCTGGTTCCCCGGTGGGTATAGCTTCGGAAACTCCAAAGCAATGCGTGAGGTGGACGCCCAAATTCGGAATCTACCGCGCTATCCGGACACTACGGTACTTCTTACTGGTCCCACTGGGACAGGGAAGAGCGTGGTCGCACGACGTATCCATGAATTGACCTGGGGAAACAAGGCACCGTTTGTTGAGATTGATTGTTCAACAATCCCGCGCGATCTGTGTGAGAGTGAACTTTTTGGGCACGAGAAAGGATCGTTCACCGGGGCTCTCCGCTCCAAGCAGGGCCTTTTCGAGGCTGCGGCCAATGGAACGGCGTTTCTCGATGAAATCGGCGAACTGGATCTTTCGCTCCAGGCAAAATTTTTGCGGGTATTGGAAGCCCGACAATTCAAGCGCGTGGGTTGCGAGCGCACAATACCGATGTCGGCACGAGTAATTGCGGCGACGAACCAGTCATTACCAGGCTTGGTGCGTGAAGGTCGGTTTCGAGAAGATCTTTATTTCCGTTTGAATGTCGTCGAATTGTGGATGCCACCATTAAGGGAACGCCGGGAGGACATGCTGATACTTGCGCGGCAGTTTCTTAATTATTATGCCCGGCGCTACGAAAAGGAGCTCACTGGTTTTACGGTTGAAGCGGTGGACTATCTGCAAAACTGTGATTTTCCCGGTAACATCCGTGAACTGCGCAATATGATCGAGCGTGCCGTTATCAGCACCAATACATCGCTGATTCAGTTGGCTGATTTGGTGTCCTTAAACAGATCCGAGCAGCGTCTCCAGCACCCGACCGATGCTCCTGCATCAGGTGCGCCGTTGACGTTATCGAAGACAAACGGCCAAACCTCCGCTGAAACGGGAACGCTCAATCTGGCCACGCTCGAACGTCAAAAACTCTTCGAGGCGTTGGCCAGCGCAAATGGAAACAAGAGCAAGGCTGCCACGATGGTGGGGCTTTCGCGCACTGCCTTTCATCGTCGATTGCAAAAATATCAGCAAGCTCAATAA